The sequence CCCAACCATTTGACGCTTTTTGTAGCCTTTAATTGTTCAGCTAATAGTTTTAAATTATCAAATTCAACTCCTTGCCCTGCAATAACTAATTCAGCTAACGGTATACGTTGCTTAACTCTGGCAAATGCCTTTAATAAAACGTCAATTCCTTTTTCTGAGACTAACCTGCCAGCAAAGGCAACAGTCGGTGGTTCGCTTAAAGGCGGACGTTGCGGACGCTTTCGCACACCATTGTGAACTACTTTAACCGGCTTAATTCCTTCTGCTTCTAAATTTGCTTTCATTGCATGACTCAGAGCCACAACTGCATCAAAAGCATGTCGCCAATGCAACCACAACTGTCGCTGTAACATATACATAACCCAAGACTGTGGTGTCAGACAACCATGATGCAAGCAAGCTTTTCCAGCAGTGTATCTACAAGGGCTGCCATCGGGGAGTAGCTTAGTTCCCATAGGACAAATGGCTTTATATACCGCTGTTTGGTAAAGACAAGGAACTTCTTCAAGTAGCGGGAGAATCAAGGGTGAAAGTTGCCACATAAACATCCGCACGTGCACAACATCCGGTTGAAATTCATCTAAAACACGGCGCAAATTTAGATAAGCAGAAATATTAGCCGTTTGGGAAACTACTTGAAATAGACTATTCGTGCCAAAACAACTATATTCCGAAAGCAAAGGACTATCAGCTACTGGTTTCGCTTCACTAGAAAACAAACGTACATCGTGAGACAAAGAACGCAAGTTATCCCGGAGGGAAAGCATTTGTGTTTCTGCACCTCCGGTAGCTGTTCCTACGTCATTAAGCAGAAGAATCTTCATCAGTTTTTTTAAACTTCGGATAACTGTCGTTGCTGAGTTACGACTGCTGCAGATTTAGGCTGAAGATGTTTTTTTGCATAGACACTCGTCAGGTATCGATTAAGCAACTTTTCAATAGGTGCCAACAAACCATACATGACAACTTTATGCAGAAACTGGTTTTGGATACCCAAAGTTAAAGCACGCACAATCGGCATCAAGATTGTATCTCTACGTCTCCAGCCTAATGCTTTATATTTATGTTGAAAATATCCGTCTTCAGCTAGATTCCATTTTTGCCGCAAGCGTAAAAGACTTGCGAGTTCCCAAGCATTGCTCCAACGCAACATATAGTAATGCAAATCGCTAAATTTCAAAGGCGATGTGGGAACGTAAGTGACCTTACTTGCAGGCTCAAAATACACTGTTCTCCCGGCTTTAATAACATTCATACAAAAGTCGAGATGTTCTTTTGTATTCAGCATCTGTTCGTCAAACATTCCTAAGTGCTGGAATATTTCTGTACGAACCAGCATGACATGGAACTCGCAAAGTTCGGTTTCTGTACGCTCTAATTTGACTCGCGGATCTGTAATGTGTTTGCCTTGCTTATACATTTTTTCCCGCAACCGCCGTCTACCTTTTTGATCGACAACGATATGAGATTCACCACCGGCAAAGTGAATTTCTTGATGTAATGGTAAATATTGAAACATTAACGGGCCAACTACAGTAGCTTCTGTATCTTCGCTACAGTCAATTAAAGCTTTTAACCATCCCGCAGCAGGAATAATGTCGTTATCGACAAAAGCCACATATTTGGTATCGACTTGTGCTAACCCAATATTTCTAGCACGATTAGGAGTTAGATAATAATCGGTGCGAATCAGTTGAAAACCTTTTTCCTGAGCTTGAATTTCCAAATATTCCCGTATATTTTTCGGAGAATTTCCATCTACATATATCAGTTTGAATGGGATTTGAGTATTTTCGTAAATACTTTCTAAAGACTCGCGGGTATAGCTAAAACGTTCGCGAGGAGAAACAATAATTGTTACTTGAGGTTCGCTCATATACTATCCTTAACTTAATGACCTGGGTTGAAATTAAATAGCTACCAGCTACAAGCATTTTTTCGTTTTTTTTAACTTAATCTATACAAATAATTGGCTATAAAACCGTAATTTATGTTGATATTCGTCATGACTTAAATATTTAATATCAAAGATATAAATAAAACAAGTTGATGTAAATAAAGGTTATATATTAAAATCCTATCGGGTAAACAAATGAATTATTAGCTACTTTTATTTACATCAAGTTATTGCGACCTACTGTTTATTAGAAGCTACAGTAGTCAAATCATTATCGTCTTCCGATGGAAATTCCTTCCATTCTTCCTTGGTAAAATCTTCGTGATAAGAGCGCTCGGTATTAACTCCCCACAAATCATGCTGCTCTCCTAATAAATTTTTTGCTGCTAACAAAGCTGTAAGCATAGAG comes from Rivularia sp. PCC 7116 and encodes:
- a CDS encoding glycosyltransferase family 4 protein, translated to MKILLLNDVGTATGGAETQMLSLRDNLRSLSHDVRLFSSEAKPVADSPLLSEYSCFGTNSLFQVVSQTANISAYLNLRRVLDEFQPDVVHVRMFMWQLSPLILPLLEEVPCLYQTAVYKAICPMGTKLLPDGSPCRYTAGKACLHHGCLTPQSWVMYMLQRQLWLHWRHAFDAVVALSHAMKANLEAEGIKPVKVVHNGVRKRPQRPPLSEPPTVAFAGRLVSEKGIDVLLKAFARVKQRIPLAELVIAGQGVEFDNLKLLAEQLKATKSVKWLGHISRQELEQHFDLAWVQVIPSLWAEPFGNVTTEAMMRGTAVIASATGAQPEIVSNNKTGFLVPPGDVDALADALLKLLSNRELAEAMGEAGRERAMQEFSEEQRTQSFLDIYQEISVESSQKLVC
- a CDS encoding glycosyltransferase family 2 protein; protein product: MSEPQVTIIVSPRERFSYTRESLESIYENTQIPFKLIYVDGNSPKNIREYLEIQAQEKGFQLIRTDYYLTPNRARNIGLAQVDTKYVAFVDNDIIPAAGWLKALIDCSEDTEATVVGPLMFQYLPLHQEIHFAGGESHIVVDQKGRRRLREKMYKQGKHITDPRVKLERTETELCEFHVMLVRTEIFQHLGMFDEQMLNTKEHLDFCMNVIKAGRTVYFEPASKVTYVPTSPLKFSDLHYYMLRWSNAWELASLLRLRQKWNLAEDGYFQHKYKALGWRRRDTILMPIVRALTLGIQNQFLHKVVMYGLLAPIEKLLNRYLTSVYAKKHLQPKSAAVVTQQRQLSEV